From Echinicola jeungdonensis, the proteins below share one genomic window:
- the hemL gene encoding glutamate-1-semialdehyde 2,1-aminomutase codes for MKIDISKSLFEKAQQFIPGGVNSPVRAFKAVGGDPLFIKKADGPYLYDEDGNAFIELINSWGPLILGHNHPAIKEAILKATELGTSFGAPTAKEIEIADLITQMVPSVEKVRMVNSGTEATMSAVRLARGYTGKDKFIKFEGNYHGHGDSFLIAAGSGAITMGMPNSPGVTQGTARDTLLAPHNDLKAVEELVEANKGEVAAIILEPVPGNMGLILPKKGFLEGLRKLCDREGIILIFDEVMTGFRLAPGGAQEVFDVTPDLTTMGKIIGGGMPVGAYGGKKEIMEFVSPTGPVYQAGTLSGNPIAMAAGYAMLKHLHDNPSIYQELDKTGGKIVGGFKDTLQRLGLNYSMTHLGSMFSLFFTDKEVVDFETAKSCDTQLFGKYFQAMLSRGVYLAPSQFESFFLSTAIKDEHVQHIVQANEDSLKEVLDIY; via the coding sequence ATGAAAATTGATATTAGTAAATCTCTTTTTGAGAAGGCACAGCAATTTATCCCTGGAGGGGTTAACTCTCCTGTGAGGGCTTTTAAGGCAGTAGGTGGGGATCCATTATTTATCAAAAAAGCAGATGGCCCGTACTTATATGATGAGGATGGGAATGCGTTTATTGAATTGATAAACAGTTGGGGGCCTTTGATTTTGGGGCATAATCACCCGGCCATCAAAGAAGCCATCCTTAAAGCTACGGAACTCGGGACTTCATTTGGAGCTCCTACGGCAAAGGAAATTGAAATTGCCGACCTGATCACTCAAATGGTCCCTTCCGTAGAAAAAGTGAGAATGGTTAATTCTGGAACGGAAGCCACTATGTCTGCGGTCAGACTTGCAAGGGGTTATACTGGTAAAGATAAATTCATCAAGTTTGAAGGTAATTATCATGGCCACGGGGATTCTTTTTTGATAGCAGCAGGCTCTGGAGCCATAACCATGGGAATGCCCAATTCCCCGGGTGTGACCCAAGGGACAGCCAGGGATACCCTTTTGGCCCCTCATAATGATTTGAAAGCAGTTGAGGAACTTGTGGAAGCCAATAAGGGGGAAGTTGCTGCCATCATTTTAGAGCCTGTTCCAGGTAATATGGGGCTAATATTGCCGAAGAAAGGCTTCCTGGAAGGTTTGAGGAAATTGTGTGACAGGGAAGGGATCATATTGATCTTTGATGAGGTGATGACAGGTTTTCGTTTGGCACCTGGTGGGGCTCAGGAAGTTTTTGATGTGACTCCAGACCTGACTACCATGGGCAAAATCATCGGTGGAGGTATGCCAGTTGGAGCTTACGGTGGAAAAAAGGAAATAATGGAATTTGTTTCGCCAACTGGACCAGTTTATCAAGCAGGCACTTTGTCTGGAAATCCAATTGCAATGGCTGCTGGTTATGCCATGTTAAAACATTTGCATGACAATCCTTCTATTTACCAAGAATTGGATAAAACAGGTGGAAAAATTGTAGGTGGTTTTAAGGATACCCTACAAAGATTGGGCTTGAATTATTCAATGACTCATCTGGGAAGTATGTTTAGCCTGTTTTTTACCGATAAGGAAGTGGTGGATTTTGAAACGGCAAAATCTTGCGATACCCAGCTTTTTGGAAAATATTTTCAAGCTATGCTGTCTCGCGGTGTTTATTTGGCACCATCCCAATTTGAAAGCTTTTTCTTGTCCACAGCCATTAAGGATGAGCATGTACAACATATTGTACAGGCCAACGAAGATTCCTTAAAGGAAGTATTGGATATTTATTAA
- a CDS encoding ABC transporter substrate-binding protein, giving the protein MKQLIGFLMAFFVSASLMAQEATPEYRRAKQMIENGNSEAAMGLLRPYLDYREYGELALYARYHFARAAFQNRQYALSQATLSQLVNEYNWEKEDDARYLLALNYFNQKEYFDALTVLNKIRDAALKEEGQKASYDYLKGNVSVSFLVAHWNTFKDNKGYSKVLLEKLEQQTVMSNSEKRVFRELQEMKQEELQIPTSQNIKNNILEVAIILPFNYQGGTGVRNIEGNNFVFELYQGISMAIEEAKKRGEQLTVRTFDSERNEGVVRKILDDPFFQVADIIIGPIYPEETSVVANFAESNQIPYINPLSNIKDQFDGMDYSYLFRPSTGGIVQRVLEFCRNKNIGNKVALAYSGSTRDELMAGQFVKEAKNRGYEITYNRKVNSNNIRDFLEDVGIREDTVYNADMVVIFSDDPYIASPTFSLLESLTTDIPIMVMDSWLYFNFVNFEMLGGNDFHYIGNNTIKMDKESVSDFREKFFEKFQTYPNINAYLGYELMDWVAHSLNNRLGFDFRNNLNQLGDQQGTLSFGLNFSYSQYNQHIPILKMNQGKLEEIK; this is encoded by the coding sequence ATGAAGCAATTAATAGGATTTTTGATGGCTTTTTTTGTCAGTGCGTCCCTTATGGCACAAGAAGCGACACCTGAATACAGGAGAGCCAAACAAATGATCGAAAATGGAAATTCCGAAGCAGCCATGGGCCTTTTAAGGCCCTATTTGGACTATCGGGAATATGGGGAACTGGCATTGTATGCCCGGTATCATTTTGCTAGGGCCGCTTTTCAAAACCGTCAGTATGCCCTTTCCCAGGCAACCCTGAGCCAACTTGTAAATGAATATAATTGGGAAAAGGAGGATGATGCAAGATACCTTTTGGCTTTAAATTATTTTAATCAGAAGGAATATTTTGATGCCCTTACGGTGTTGAACAAAATTCGGGATGCCGCCTTGAAAGAGGAAGGACAAAAGGCCAGTTATGATTATCTTAAAGGGAATGTTTCTGTAAGTTTTTTGGTGGCCCACTGGAATACATTTAAGGATAATAAGGGGTACAGTAAAGTGTTACTGGAAAAACTGGAGCAACAGACGGTGATGTCTAACAGTGAAAAAAGAGTATTTAGAGAACTTCAGGAAATGAAGCAGGAGGAGCTCCAAATACCAACCAGTCAAAATATCAAAAATAATATACTGGAGGTGGCTATTATTCTCCCTTTTAATTATCAAGGGGGCACTGGAGTTAGGAATATTGAAGGGAATAATTTTGTTTTTGAATTGTACCAGGGCATTTCCATGGCCATTGAGGAAGCCAAAAAAAGAGGGGAGCAACTGACGGTCCGAACATTTGATTCTGAAAGGAATGAAGGGGTGGTGAGAAAAATACTGGACGATCCTTTTTTCCAGGTTGCAGATATTATCATAGGGCCAATTTACCCTGAAGAAACTTCCGTTGTTGCTAACTTTGCAGAAAGCAATCAAATTCCCTATATCAACCCGCTTTCCAATATCAAGGATCAATTTGATGGGATGGATTATTCCTATTTGTTCAGGCCATCCACCGGAGGCATTGTTCAACGGGTATTGGAATTTTGCCGGAACAAAAATATTGGAAATAAAGTGGCCTTGGCCTATTCTGGATCCACAAGGGATGAGTTGATGGCCGGTCAATTCGTAAAAGAAGCTAAAAATAGAGGGTATGAAATAACTTATAATAGGAAAGTCAATTCCAATAACATTCGTGATTTTTTAGAGGATGTTGGAATAAGGGAAGATACAGTTTATAATGCAGATATGGTGGTGATTTTCTCAGATGATCCTTATATCGCTTCCCCCACTTTTTCTTTGTTGGAGTCCCTGACAACTGATATTCCTATTATGGTCATGGATTCCTGGTTATATTTTAATTTTGTGAATTTTGAAATGCTAGGGGGAAATGATTTTCATTATATAGGTAACAACACCATCAAAATGGATAAGGAATCCGTCTCCGATTTTAGGGAGAAGTTTTTTGAAAAATTCCAGACTTACCCCAATATCAATGCCTATTTAGGTTACGAGCTGATGGATTGGGTCGCTCATTCTTTAAACAATCGTTTGGGTTTTGATTTTAGAAATAACCTTAACCAATTGGGAGATCAGCAGGGGACCCTTAGTTTTGGTTTGAATTTTAGTTATTCCCAGTACAATCAGCATATTCCAATATTAAAAATGAATCAAGGGAAGTTAGAAGAAATAAAATAA
- a CDS encoding acyl-CoA carboxylase subunit beta: protein MKSSTKGVYTFPGNKEKFDLLEKKNEEAIKGGGEVRIEAQHKKGKLTARERIHLLLDEGTFQEIDRFVMHRSKDFGLDKEYYLGDGVVTGYGEINGRLTYVFSQDFTVFGGSLSETHAEKICKIMDMAMKNGAPVIGLNDSGGARIQEGVKSLAGYADIFYRNTLASGVVPQLSGIMGPCAGGAVYSPAITDFILMVEDTSYMFVTGPSVVRTVTQEKVTAEELGGASAHGTKSGVTHFSCENEVECIKRIKEILSYIPQNCEDNPPHLPYTLKEDESREILNDIIPENPNHPYDMREVVQGIVDEGSFLEVHENFADNIVVGFARIAGKSVGVVGNQPQSLAGVLDNHASVKAARFVRFCDCFNIPLLVLVDVPGFLPGTDQEWNGIITNGAKLLYAFSEATVPRITVITRKAYGGAYDVMNSKHIGADLNFAWPTAEIAVMGAKGASEIIFRKEIAQAEDPEAKLQEKVDDYTERFANPYRAAHRGFIDEVILPSETREKLIRGFKMLSNKVDKLPRKKHGNIPL from the coding sequence ATGAAAAGTTCAACCAAAGGAGTTTACACCTTTCCGGGGAATAAGGAAAAATTCGATCTACTGGAAAAGAAAAATGAGGAAGCTATAAAGGGTGGAGGGGAAGTCAGGATTGAAGCCCAACATAAAAAGGGAAAACTTACTGCAAGGGAAAGAATACATCTTCTGCTCGATGAGGGGACTTTTCAGGAAATAGACCGCTTTGTAATGCACCGTTCCAAAGATTTTGGATTGGACAAGGAGTATTATTTGGGTGATGGAGTGGTTACTGGGTATGGAGAAATTAATGGTCGGCTAACCTATGTTTTTTCCCAGGATTTTACTGTTTTTGGAGGTTCCTTATCTGAAACCCATGCGGAAAAGATCTGTAAAATCATGGATATGGCCATGAAGAATGGGGCCCCTGTAATTGGCCTTAATGATTCGGGAGGCGCAAGAATTCAGGAAGGTGTAAAATCCCTGGCCGGCTATGCAGATATTTTTTACAGGAATACCCTGGCTTCCGGTGTCGTGCCCCAATTATCTGGGATCATGGGGCCCTGTGCTGGTGGGGCCGTTTATTCTCCAGCCATTACAGATTTTATTTTAATGGTGGAAGATACCTCCTATATGTTTGTTACCGGGCCTTCCGTAGTACGAACAGTAACCCAGGAAAAAGTAACTGCAGAGGAATTAGGAGGCGCCAGTGCTCATGGAACCAAAAGCGGAGTGACCCATTTTTCCTGTGAAAATGAAGTGGAATGCATCAAGAGAATCAAGGAGATTTTAAGTTATATTCCCCAAAATTGCGAAGATAATCCTCCCCATTTGCCTTATACTTTAAAGGAAGATGAATCAAGGGAAATCTTGAATGATATAATCCCCGAAAACCCCAACCATCCCTATGATATGAGGGAAGTTGTCCAGGGGATAGTCGATGAAGGCTCCTTTTTAGAGGTCCATGAAAATTTTGCCGATAATATTGTGGTGGGCTTTGCAAGGATTGCCGGAAAAAGTGTTGGAGTTGTTGGCAATCAACCTCAATCCCTTGCAGGGGTATTGGATAATCATGCTTCAGTTAAGGCTGCTCGGTTTGTTCGATTTTGTGACTGTTTCAATATTCCCTTGTTGGTATTGGTGGACGTTCCGGGATTTTTACCCGGGACAGACCAGGAGTGGAATGGGATAATTACAAATGGTGCAAAACTTTTGTATGCCTTTTCCGAAGCCACTGTCCCAAGGATTACCGTTATCACCCGGAAAGCTTATGGAGGTGCTTATGATGTGATGAACTCAAAACATATTGGGGCAGATTTGAACTTTGCCTGGCCAACAGCAGAAATTGCCGTAATGGGTGCCAAGGGTGCTTCAGAAATCATTTTTAGAAAAGAAATTGCCCAAGCAGAAGACCCTGAAGCAAAACTTCAGGAAAAAGTGGATGATTATACTGAACGGTTTGCCAACCCCTACAGGGCAGCTCATCGGGGATTTATTGATGAAGTGATTTTGCCCTCTGAAACCAGGGAAAAGCTAATACGTGGATTTAAGATGCTCTCCAATAAAGTAGATAAACTGCCCCGAAAAAAACATGGGAATATACCGTTGTAG
- a CDS encoding M20/M25/M40 family metallo-hydrolase: MTNEEKFLYKYLNNASPTGFEASGQQIWLDYLKPYVDQHFTDNYGTAVGVINPEAEFKVVIEAHADEISWFVNYITPEGYIYVRRNGGSDHIIAPSMRVNIHTDAKIIPGVFGWPAIHVRKGDKEDKPSLENIFIDVGARSKEDVEKMGIHVGCVVTFQDDLLDLNGKFYAGRALDNRVGGYMIAQVAKKIQESGKEFPFGLYIVNAVQEEIGLRGAEMIAANIKPNVAIITDVCHDTTAPMYNKITSGEQVAGDGPVLTYGASVHKKLLDLIIESANKREISFQRAAASRGTGTDTDAFAYSNEGVPSALISLPLKYMHTTVETASKKDIDNVIDLITGFLEDLNPNYNFKYVE; the protein is encoded by the coding sequence ATGACAAACGAAGAAAAATTTCTCTACAAATACCTAAACAATGCTTCTCCCACAGGCTTTGAAGCTTCTGGCCAACAAATTTGGTTGGATTATTTAAAACCCTATGTGGATCAGCATTTTACTGATAATTATGGGACAGCTGTTGGGGTGATCAATCCGGAGGCTGAATTTAAGGTTGTGATAGAAGCACATGCCGATGAAATCAGTTGGTTTGTAAACTATATTACACCGGAAGGATATATTTACGTCCGCAGAAATGGAGGTTCAGATCATATCATTGCACCTTCCATGAGGGTCAATATTCATACTGATGCTAAAATAATCCCTGGAGTATTTGGTTGGCCTGCTATCCATGTGAGAAAGGGGGATAAAGAAGATAAGCCAAGCCTTGAAAATATTTTTATCGATGTAGGTGCCCGCAGCAAGGAAGATGTTGAAAAAATGGGTATTCATGTGGGGTGTGTGGTGACCTTTCAGGATGATTTACTGGACTTAAATGGTAAATTTTATGCTGGTAGGGCATTGGATAACCGGGTAGGCGGTTATATGATTGCCCAAGTGGCTAAGAAAATCCAGGAATCCGGAAAAGAATTTCCATTTGGGCTATATATCGTCAATGCAGTTCAGGAAGAAATAGGTCTCCGGGGAGCAGAAATGATTGCGGCCAACATTAAACCCAATGTTGCAATTATTACTGATGTGTGCCATGACACCACTGCCCCTATGTACAACAAAATTACAAGTGGGGAACAGGTTGCAGGTGATGGACCTGTACTTACTTATGGAGCCTCCGTACATAAGAAATTATTGGATTTGATCATTGAGTCCGCCAATAAACGAGAAATTTCTTTTCAACGTGCGGCTGCTTCTAGGGGGACAGGAACTGATACCGATGCTTTTGCCTATTCAAATGAAGGTGTGCCTTCAGCTTTGATTTCTCTTCCTCTCAAGTATATGCATACCACCGTTGAGACTGCCAGTAAGAAGGATATTGACAATGTGATTGATTTGATTACCGGTTTCCTGGAAGATCTAAATCCCAATTATAATTTTAAATACGTAGAGTAA
- a CDS encoding Ppx/GppA phosphatase family protein: MTKEKAAIIDMGTNTFHLLLVELNQNGFQTLYKEKVPVKIGQGGISNDLIHPEAQNRALNALGHFRKLIDKENIKQVYAFATSAVRSAKNGKEFTQFIKDQLDIEVHVINGDQEAELIYEGVQFSGSLEDENSLIMDIGGGSVEFIIGNQHQALWKRSFEIGGQRLLDLFHYHDPILPEEIGRLMGYLDDRLTPLKEAIALYQPKRFVGASGTFDTLTDMYYASVHLSKEKGERVFHLPRIIFEAFAQKLVTLNKAQRLEIPGMIPMRVDMIVVATCLIEYILKFVDADELICSHFALKEGVISKLIKGAQLEVPVYINNSH, from the coding sequence ATGACAAAAGAAAAGGCAGCCATAATTGATATGGGAACCAATACTTTCCATTTATTATTGGTGGAACTTAATCAGAATGGGTTCCAAACCCTCTACAAGGAAAAAGTTCCGGTAAAAATCGGGCAAGGGGGCATAAGTAACGACCTCATTCACCCGGAAGCCCAAAACAGGGCTTTAAACGCCCTGGGCCATTTCCGTAAACTGATTGATAAAGAAAACATCAAACAAGTTTATGCTTTTGCAACTAGTGCGGTAAGAAGTGCCAAAAATGGAAAAGAATTCACCCAATTTATCAAAGACCAATTGGACATTGAGGTCCATGTCATCAATGGAGATCAAGAAGCAGAACTCATTTATGAAGGAGTGCAGTTTAGTGGATCTTTGGAGGATGAAAACAGCTTAATCATGGATATAGGCGGTGGGTCTGTAGAGTTCATCATAGGTAATCAACATCAGGCGTTATGGAAAAGGAGTTTTGAAATTGGCGGACAACGATTGCTGGATCTTTTTCATTACCATGATCCCATTTTGCCAGAAGAAATAGGTAGGTTAATGGGTTACCTGGACGATCGATTAACCCCTTTGAAGGAAGCCATTGCACTTTATCAACCCAAGAGATTTGTGGGTGCTTCAGGCACTTTTGACACCCTTACAGACATGTATTATGCATCAGTTCATTTGTCCAAGGAAAAGGGCGAAAGGGTATTTCATCTTCCAAGAATCATTTTTGAGGCTTTTGCACAAAAATTAGTAACTCTAAACAAAGCTCAAAGGCTGGAAATCCCAGGCATGATTCCCATGAGAGTGGACATGATTGTGGTGGCCACTTGTTTAATAGAATATATTCTGAAATTTGTGGATGCAGATGAACTAATTTGTTCCCACTTTGCACTGAAAGAAGGGGTTATTTCCAAATTAATCAAAGGGGCGCAGTTAGAGGTTCCGGTTTATATCAATAATTCCCATTAG
- the guaA gene encoding glutamine-hydrolyzing GMP synthase encodes MAEQILILDFGSQYTQLIARRVRELDVYCEIHPYNKIPEITSDIKGIILSGSPCSVRDEGAPDLDLDQFRGKLPVLGVCYGSQLLAQKYGGDVTPSEIREYGRANLTHLDLHEDLLKEMTHGSQVWMSHGDTIKTLPGNFKVIASTPSVEVAAFKVEGEETFGIQFHPEVTHSTEGKNLLRNFVVHICGCPQDWTSDIFIDATVSDLKEKIGDDKVVMGLSGGVDSSVAATLIDRAIGDNLTCVFVDNGLLRKNEYEEVLDSYKHMGLNVIGVDSKQRFYDALLGLSDPEEKRKAIGKTFIEVFDDEAHKIEGVKWLGQGTIYPDVIESVSVNGPSATIKSHHNVGGLPDFMKLKVVEPLNTLFKDGVREVGRALEIPENIIGRHPFPGPGLAIRILGDITPEKVATLQEVDHIFIKGLKDNGLYDDVWQAGAVLLPIQSVGVMGDERTYERVVALRAVTSVDGMTADWVHLPYEFLGNISNEIINKVKGVNRVVYDISSKPPATIEWE; translated from the coding sequence ATGGCAGAACAGATTTTAATCCTAGATTTTGGTTCTCAATATACACAGCTCATCGCCAGAAGAGTAAGAGAACTCGACGTTTATTGTGAAATTCACCCTTATAATAAAATTCCTGAGATCACTTCTGATATCAAAGGAATCATTCTATCAGGTAGCCCCTGTTCGGTGAGGGATGAAGGTGCTCCTGATCTTGATCTGGATCAGTTTCGTGGAAAATTGCCCGTGTTGGGGGTTTGTTATGGTTCCCAACTTTTGGCTCAGAAATATGGTGGAGATGTAACTCCATCTGAAATCAGAGAATATGGTCGGGCCAATCTGACCCATTTGGATCTTCATGAAGATTTATTGAAAGAAATGACCCATGGTTCCCAGGTATGGATGTCTCATGGGGATACGATTAAAACATTACCCGGAAATTTTAAGGTGATTGCCAGTACTCCATCAGTTGAAGTAGCGGCCTTTAAGGTGGAAGGGGAGGAAACCTTTGGAATTCAATTCCACCCTGAGGTGACTCACTCCACAGAAGGGAAAAACCTCCTGAGGAATTTTGTGGTGCATATCTGTGGTTGCCCCCAAGATTGGACCTCAGATATTTTTATCGATGCAACTGTATCGGACCTAAAAGAGAAGATAGGAGATGATAAAGTTGTAATGGGGCTTTCCGGTGGTGTTGATTCTTCAGTAGCAGCCACTTTGATTGATCGTGCCATTGGAGATAATTTGACCTGTGTTTTTGTAGATAACGGTTTGCTCCGTAAAAACGAATATGAGGAAGTGCTGGATTCCTACAAACACATGGGCTTGAATGTAATTGGGGTGGATTCTAAGCAGCGTTTTTATGATGCTCTTTTAGGATTATCTGACCCGGAAGAAAAACGAAAAGCCATTGGCAAAACCTTTATAGAGGTCTTTGATGATGAAGCTCATAAAATAGAAGGTGTAAAATGGTTGGGGCAGGGTACAATTTATCCTGATGTGATCGAGTCTGTGTCCGTAAATGGGCCCTCTGCAACTATCAAATCCCACCATAATGTGGGTGGGCTACCTGATTTCATGAAATTGAAAGTGGTAGAACCCCTAAATACCTTGTTTAAAGACGGGGTGAGAGAGGTTGGTAGAGCACTTGAAATCCCTGAAAATATTATTGGAAGACATCCATTCCCCGGGCCAGGATTGGCCATCAGGATTTTGGGTGATATTACCCCGGAAAAGGTAGCCACTTTGCAGGAGGTGGATCATATTTTTATCAAGGGTCTAAAGGATAACGGTCTTTATGATGATGTATGGCAGGCAGGTGCTGTTTTACTTCCTATCCAGTCTGTAGGAGTAATGGGAGATGAAAGGACTTATGAAAGGGTTGTGGCCTTGAGAGCAGTAACATCTGTGGACGGCATGACTGCTGACTGGGTACATTTGCCATATGAGTTTTTAGGAAACATCTCCAATGAAATTATCAATAAAGTAAAAGGAGTTAACAGGGTGGTTTATGATATCAGTTCTAAGCCACCGGCAACCATTGAATGGGAATAA